The following proteins come from a genomic window of Paucimonas lemoignei:
- the gmr_9 gene encoding diguanylate cyclase — translation MKSSTFAHRCYLRLSGLVANARTRTGRALNAMAVHLLSFEGHPKRANGTCGGKLSASPDRTREPLSPQLAASVFNCAREGIIVADCTGRVIRVNEAFTRITGYEQDEVVAQNPASEAVLLRKVAAFFTSMGNALAEQGHWSGEMWSSRKDGSELALKLSISGAYGSDGEVTHYVALLIDITQLKKYQQLLERQADYDALTQLPNRNMLARRMHQAMDSAKTHSRNLAVAFIDLDGFKLINDRHGHGFGDRVLQILAQRIKATIRNHDTLARLGGDEFVAGLFDLQQPYDCEPVLRCMVQAASAPIVIDGIIVQLSASIGVAFFPLHGQEMETLIAKADQAMYVSKRAGGNRLAFCGGVGG, via the coding sequence ATGAAATCATCCACGTTCGCCCACCGCTGCTATCTGCGTTTATCCGGACTTGTAGCCAATGCGCGAACCCGAACTGGCCGCGCACTCAATGCAATGGCGGTTCATCTGTTGTCATTTGAGGGGCATCCCAAGCGCGCCAACGGCACCTGTGGCGGCAAGCTGTCGGCGAGCCCGGACAGAACAAGAGAGCCTCTCTCCCCTCAATTGGCCGCAAGCGTTTTCAATTGCGCCCGTGAAGGCATCATCGTCGCCGACTGCACCGGACGCGTCATTCGCGTCAACGAAGCCTTCACCCGTATTACCGGCTATGAGCAGGACGAGGTGGTGGCGCAAAACCCGGCATCAGAGGCCGTTTTGCTGCGCAAAGTCGCGGCCTTTTTCACCTCAATGGGCAATGCGCTGGCAGAACAGGGGCATTGGTCCGGGGAAATGTGGAGCAGCCGCAAGGACGGCTCTGAATTAGCCCTCAAACTCAGCATCAGCGGGGCATACGGGAGCGACGGCGAAGTCACCCACTATGTGGCGCTGCTCATTGACATAACCCAGCTCAAAAAATACCAGCAACTCCTGGAGCGCCAGGCCGACTACGACGCCCTGACCCAACTGCCTAATCGAAATATGCTGGCCAGACGCATGCACCAGGCGATGGACTCAGCTAAGACGCACAGCCGTAACCTGGCCGTGGCCTTCATCGATCTGGACGGCTTCAAACTCATCAACGACCGCCACGGCCACGGCTTTGGCGACCGCGTCCTGCAAATCCTGGCCCAGCGCATCAAAGCAACGATCCGAAACCACGACACCTTGGCACGCCTGGGCGGAGATGAATTCGTCGCAGGCCTCTTCGACCTGCAACAGCCATACGATTGCGAGCCCGTGCTCAGATGCATGGTCCAGGCCGCCAGCGCACCCATCGTCATTGACGGCATCATCGTTCAACTTTCTGCCAGTATTGGCGTCGCATTCTTTCCTTTGCATGGGCAAGAGATGGAAACACTGATCGCAAAGGCTGATCAGGCGATGTATGTGTCGAAGAGGGCGGGGGGGAATCGGTTGGCGTTTTGTGGAGGGGTGGGGGGGTGA
- a CDS encoding Response regulator receiver domain protein, producing MKILIADDCPTRYGELLQRLTTLGVDNVEDVTIVTCAYDALCNLERQYYDLLILDIILPFYKHDQATTHTHSLDLLHQIHVDDEIIKPGRVIGITADKAAAVAASVQFDENTWVIIDYAEQSDTWMSRIVNCVQYLKHSAHPENILITNQSVDVAIICALESPEFEAILGLPWNWGAARPIDDSVFVRDGWFLIGESRVTVVATFASRMGMISTAIKSASLINALSPTVMVMTGICAGVKEKVQLGDVLFADPVWDFQSGKRLIDAGTPKFSSAPHQLPADHKIRAHFEQLRSEKAFFNELPSMYSAECKFKTTLHVGPVASGSAVLADGHTIEEIKHQQRDLLGVEMEIYGLYAAAVAANGQQPKTFALKGVCDFADPDKENEAQRYAAFASAKVLEKFFQVYGSRFFGKSNEQ from the coding sequence ATGAAAATCTTAATTGCTGACGATTGCCCAACGAGATACGGCGAACTTCTTCAACGACTGACAACATTAGGAGTCGATAATGTTGAGGATGTAACTATTGTAACATGCGCATATGATGCGCTATGCAACCTTGAGAGGCAGTACTATGATCTTTTGATACTAGACATTATCCTTCCTTTTTATAAGCATGATCAAGCAACAACGCACACTCATTCGCTGGACTTACTGCATCAGATCCATGTCGACGACGAAATTATTAAGCCAGGCAGGGTGATCGGTATAACTGCTGATAAAGCGGCAGCCGTGGCGGCCAGTGTGCAGTTTGATGAAAATACGTGGGTAATTATTGACTATGCCGAGCAGTCAGATACTTGGATGTCGAGGATAGTTAATTGCGTTCAGTATCTCAAGCATAGTGCTCATCCAGAAAATATTCTAATCACCAATCAATCAGTCGACGTTGCAATCATATGTGCTCTTGAGTCCCCGGAATTCGAAGCGATTCTAGGTTTGCCCTGGAACTGGGGGGCTGCGCGACCTATAGATGACTCAGTTTTTGTCCGAGACGGGTGGTTTCTCATCGGTGAATCCCGTGTAACCGTAGTGGCAACTTTTGCCTCGCGTATGGGAATGATATCTACTGCAATAAAAAGCGCTTCACTTATCAATGCACTGAGTCCCACTGTCATGGTAATGACAGGTATATGCGCCGGAGTAAAAGAAAAGGTACAGCTCGGGGATGTGCTTTTCGCAGACCCTGTATGGGATTTCCAAAGCGGTAAGCGATTGATAGACGCTGGCACACCAAAATTTTCATCGGCGCCTCATCAGCTGCCGGCGGATCATAAAATAAGAGCTCATTTTGAACAGTTACGCTCCGAGAAAGCTTTCTTCAACGAACTACCAAGCATGTACTCGGCCGAATGTAAGTTTAAAACGACTCTTCATGTCGGGCCTGTTGCTTCGGGGTCCGCTGTCTTAGCTGATGGGCATACGATTGAGGAAATTAAACATCAACAACGAGATTTACTGGGTGTTGAGATGGAAATTTATGGTCTATACGCTGCAGCAGTTGCTGCTAATGGTCAACAACCAAAAACTTTTGCGCTTAAAGGTGTTTGCGACTTTGCGGACCCTGATAAGGAAAATGAAGCACAGCGGTACGCCGCTTTCGCCAGTGCAAAAGTTTTAGAAAAATTTTTTCAAGTCTACGGAAGCCGTTTTTTCGGAAAATCAAATGAACAGTAA